From Thermodesulfobacteriota bacterium, one genomic window encodes:
- the bamA gene encoding outer membrane protein assembly factor BamA: MKTTAVTDRNSQPWCVVAALAFLLLALATGLPEAALAQEGEVTLFLPWRVHTDADAMDLTRLADQALAEAAGGRNASLLDRATAEALFPAGSQWPPAYASLVALAQERGAAYVAVGSLTRLGTGLSADLALVDSASEDGTTHYYEAAPSTAELFTVARSLVGRALAHAGRFHQIASLAVTGNNRIDAAAILRTVTSRPGDRLDRVRLRDDLKAIFRMGSFDDVRVAVEETEKGAAVVFQVTEKPVIHAIRFTGMEELEEKDLKEVVSIGANTILNTRLLKESEDKIRKLYKEKGFYSATVEAKLTPLADNQVDVEIAVVEGPEVAIEEIRIVGNTAFDAGDLTDVMETSEKGLFSWLTESGRLKREVLDQDLERIAAFYHNHGFIDAKVGTPEISQEEDRLFITIPVQEGARYRVRSVQIAGDLLASEEILLTHVLSGKDEDAFFSRKLLREDVLRINDIYADRGYAFVEVRPDVKRDDEARQVDITISVSQGALVHVNRIDIRGNTRTRDKVIRRELAVRELDVFSAGAMRTSNSRLQRLDYFEEVHITPEPGLAENTMDVTVEVKEKPTGAFSIGAGYSSAESLLFMAEISEKNFLGKGQNLSLQANLSSVTNRYNLSFTEPRWNDTHLLVGFDLYDWTREYDSFTKDATGGQLRTAYPLWEKIVGSLAYGYEHVQLTDVSANASVFIRDSQAINVTSAATLGLRRDTRDRLYDASSGSDHGVSVKYAGGPLGGDSAFTKMEARSGWYFPFLHKDVTYHLEGTIGYAFENKGGRLPVYEKFFLGGINSIRGFDSAHISPKDPDTGERIGGEKMWMMNAEWIFPLVKEAGLKGVVFFDVGNVYRDSEGWDARFLKKATGAGFRWMSPLGPLRLEWGLNLDPVDDEDRTNWDFSIGGRF, translated from the coding sequence GTGAAGACGACAGCCGTGACGGATCGGAACAGTCAACCCTGGTGCGTGGTGGCGGCTCTGGCTTTCCTGCTGCTGGCTCTGGCCACCGGCCTTCCGGAGGCGGCCCTGGCCCAGGAGGGCGAGGTGACGCTCTTCCTGCCCTGGCGGGTCCACACCGACGCCGATGCCATGGACCTCACGCGACTGGCCGATCAGGCACTCGCCGAGGCGGCGGGCGGCCGCAACGCCTCGCTCTTGGACCGGGCCACCGCCGAGGCGCTGTTCCCGGCCGGCAGCCAGTGGCCGCCCGCCTACGCCAGCCTGGTGGCCCTGGCCCAGGAGCGCGGTGCCGCCTACGTGGCGGTGGGCAGCCTGACCCGCCTGGGCACCGGCTTGTCGGCGGATCTCGCCCTCGTCGACAGCGCCAGCGAGGACGGCACCACCCATTATTACGAGGCAGCACCGTCCACGGCCGAGCTGTTCACCGTCGCCCGCTCCCTGGTTGGCCGGGCCCTGGCCCATGCCGGCCGCTTCCACCAGATCGCCTCCCTGGCGGTGACCGGCAACAACCGCATCGATGCCGCCGCCATTCTGCGCACCGTGACCAGCCGTCCCGGTGATCGTCTGGACCGCGTCCGGCTGCGGGACGATCTCAAGGCCATCTTCCGTATGGGCTCCTTCGACGATGTCCGGGTGGCCGTGGAGGAGACCGAGAAGGGGGCGGCGGTGGTTTTCCAGGTCACCGAGAAGCCGGTGATCCACGCCATCCGCTTCACCGGCATGGAGGAGCTGGAGGAAAAGGACCTCAAGGAGGTGGTCAGCATCGGCGCCAACACCATCCTCAACACCCGGCTGCTCAAGGAGTCCGAGGACAAGATCCGCAAGCTCTACAAGGAAAAGGGCTTCTATTCCGCCACCGTGGAGGCCAAGCTGACCCCCCTGGCCGACAACCAGGTGGATGTGGAGATCGCCGTGGTCGAGGGCCCGGAGGTGGCGATCGAGGAGATCCGGATCGTCGGCAACACCGCCTTCGACGCCGGCGACCTCACGGACGTCATGGAGACCTCCGAGAAGGGCCTCTTCTCCTGGCTCACCGAATCAGGCCGTCTGAAGCGGGAGGTGCTGGATCAGGATCTGGAGCGGATCGCTGCCTTCTACCACAACCACGGCTTCATCGATGCCAAGGTGGGGACCCCGGAGATCAGCCAGGAGGAGGATCGGCTGTTCATCACCATCCCGGTGCAGGAGGGGGCCCGCTACCGGGTGCGGTCGGTGCAGATCGCCGGTGATCTCCTCGCCTCCGAGGAGATCCTCCTCACCCACGTCCTGTCCGGCAAGGATGAGGACGCGTTCTTCAGCCGCAAGCTCCTGCGGGAGGATGTCCTCAGGATCAACGACATCTACGCCGACCGGGGCTACGCCTTTGTGGAGGTGCGGCCGGATGTGAAGCGGGATGACGAGGCCCGCCAGGTGGACATCACCATCAGCGTCAGCCAGGGTGCCCTGGTGCATGTCAACCGGATCGACATCCGGGGCAACACCCGCACCCGGGACAAGGTGATCCGCCGTGAGCTGGCGGTCCGGGAGCTGGACGTCTTTTCCGCCGGCGCCATGCGCACCAGCAACTCCCGCCTGCAGCGCCTGGACTATTTCGAGGAGGTGCACATCACCCCGGAGCCGGGACTGGCGGAAAACACCATGGATGTCACCGTGGAGGTGAAAGAAAAGCCCACCGGCGCCTTCAGCATCGGGGCTGGCTACTCCTCGGCGGAAAGCCTCCTCTTCATGGCCGAGATCAGCGAGAAGAACTTCCTGGGCAAGGGCCAGAACCTCTCCCTGCAGGCCAACCTGTCCAGCGTCACCAACCGCTACAACCTCTCCTTCACCGAGCCCCGCTGGAACGACACCCACCTCCTGGTGGGCTTTGACCTCTACGACTGGACCCGGGAGTACGACAGCTTCACCAAGGACGCCACCGGCGGCCAGCTCCGCACCGCCTATCCCTTGTGGGAGAAGATCGTCGGCTCCCTGGCCTACGGCTATGAGCATGTCCAGCTCACCGATGTCAGCGCCAATGCCTCGGTCTTCATCAGGGATTCCCAGGCCATCAACGTGACCAGCGCCGCCACCCTGGGGCTGCGGCGGGACACCCGGGATCGGCTCTACGACGCCTCGTCCGGCTCGGACCATGGGGTGAGCGTCAAGTATGCCGGTGGCCCCCTGGGCGGCGACTCGGCCTTCACCAAGATGGAGGCCCGGAGCGGCTGGTACTTCCCCTTCCTCCACAAGGACGTCACCTACCACCTGGAGGGCACCATCGGCTATGCCTTCGAGAACAAGGGCGGCCGGCTGCCGGTCTACGAGAAGTTCTTCCTGGGCGGCATCAACAGCATCCGGGGCTTCGACTCCGCCCACATCAGCCCCAAGGATCCGGATACCGGTGAGCGGATCGGCGGCGAGAAGATGTGGATGATGAATGCCGAGTGGATCTTCCCCCTGGTCAAGGAGGCGGGGCTCAAGGGCGTGGTCTTCTTCGACGTCGGCAATGTTTACCGGGACAGCGAGGGCTGGGATGCCCGCTTCCTCAAGAAGGCGACCGGCGCCGGCTTCCGCTGGATGAGCCCGCTCGGCCCCTTGCGTCTGGAATGGGGCCTCAACCTCGACCCGGTGGACGACGAGGACCGCACCAACTGGGACTTCTCCATCGGCGGCCGCTTCTAG
- a CDS encoding ABC transporter ATP-binding protein yields MNEGSPSVLEAIGLEKGYLAAGQRLAVLSGLDLVLAPGEMVAIVGASGSGKTTLLHILGTLDRPDRGRILHQGMDVSSMPDEEQARFRNQRIGFVFQFHHLLPEFSALENVLMPGLISGRNRGELDEPARRILDEVGLGDRLQHKVGELSGGEQQRVALARALVLRPTLLLADEPTGNLDNATGRKVFGLIRELNRQHGVAVVMVTHNLELATRTDRCLTLAEGRLQ; encoded by the coding sequence ATGAATGAAGGGAGCCCTTCTGTGCTGGAGGCGATCGGTCTCGAGAAGGGCTACCTGGCCGCCGGGCAGCGCCTGGCGGTGCTGTCCGGCCTGGATCTTGTCCTGGCGCCGGGCGAGATGGTGGCCATCGTCGGCGCCTCGGGGTCGGGCAAGACCACCCTCCTGCACATCCTGGGCACCCTGGACCGGCCGGACCGGGGCCGGATCCTGCACCAGGGGATGGATGTCTCCTCCATGCCGGACGAGGAGCAGGCTCGTTTCCGGAACCAGCGGATCGGCTTCGTGTTCCAGTTCCACCATCTGCTGCCCGAGTTCTCGGCCCTGGAGAACGTGCTCATGCCGGGTCTTATCTCGGGCCGCAACAGGGGGGAGCTCGACGAGCCGGCCCGCCGGATCCTGGACGAGGTGGGGCTCGGCGACCGGCTGCAGCACAAGGTCGGGGAGCTTTCCGGCGGCGAGCAGCAACGGGTGGCCCTGGCCCGGGCCCTGGTCCTGCGGCCGACCTTGCTTCTGGCCGACGAGCCCACCGGCAACCTGGACAACGCCACCGGCCGCAAGGTCTTTGGCCTGATCCGGGAGCTGAACCGTCAACACGGGGTGGCGGTGGTCATGGTCACCCACAACCTGGAGCTGGCGACCCGGACCGATCGCTGCCTGACCCTTGCGGAGGGGCGTCTGCAGTGA
- a CDS encoding lipoprotein-releasing ABC transporter permease subunit, giving the protein MRYEWFVSLRYLKAKRKQTFISVITLISIAGVMVGVTALIVVLAVMTGFASDLRERILGINSHIIVQQLGAVLTDYGEVAAQVSQVPGVQAVTPYVYAQTMVSTEGGGAGVVLRGIDPASAAGVLSLKDTLTAGQLSDLGAGPVPGLIVGKELARVLRVEVGDPVRLVSPSGPLTPMGVIPRLKTCRVVGIFASGMYEYDMNLAYVHLAAAQEFLDLGVAVHGLEVKVADVDAADQVASAIEKRLRLPFIAKDWMEMNRNLFSVLKLEKTAMFIILALIVLVAAFNIVSTLIMVVMEKGKDIAIMKSMGATSRSIMRIFVYEGLVIGITGTGLGVLGGLSLCAILARYQFIKLPPDVYPISTLPVKVLPLDVGLVAVAAVVITFLATLYPSWQAARLDPAVALRYE; this is encoded by the coding sequence CATCTCCATTGCCGGGGTCATGGTGGGGGTCACCGCCCTGATTGTCGTGCTGGCGGTGATGACCGGTTTTGCCAGCGATCTTAGGGAGCGGATCCTGGGCATCAACTCCCACATCATCGTCCAGCAGCTGGGCGCCGTGCTCACCGACTACGGGGAGGTGGCGGCCCAGGTGTCCCAGGTGCCGGGGGTGCAGGCCGTGACCCCGTACGTCTACGCCCAGACCATGGTGAGCACCGAGGGCGGCGGCGCCGGCGTCGTCTTGCGGGGCATCGATCCCGCGTCGGCGGCCGGGGTGCTGAGCCTCAAGGACACCCTCACCGCCGGCCAATTGTCCGATCTGGGCGCTGGCCCGGTGCCGGGGCTCATCGTCGGCAAGGAGCTGGCCCGGGTCCTCCGGGTGGAGGTGGGTGATCCTGTGCGCCTGGTCTCCCCGTCCGGTCCCCTCACCCCCATGGGGGTCATTCCCCGCCTCAAGACCTGCCGGGTGGTGGGCATCTTCGCCTCCGGCATGTACGAGTACGATATGAACCTGGCCTATGTGCACCTGGCGGCAGCCCAGGAATTCCTGGATCTCGGAGTCGCTGTGCACGGCCTGGAGGTCAAGGTGGCGGATGTGGACGCCGCGGACCAGGTGGCCAGCGCCATCGAAAAGAGGCTGCGCCTGCCCTTCATCGCCAAGGACTGGATGGAGATGAACCGCAACCTCTTTTCGGTGCTCAAGCTGGAGAAGACGGCCATGTTCATCATCCTGGCCCTCATTGTCCTGGTGGCGGCCTTCAACATCGTCTCCACCCTCATCATGGTGGTCATGGAGAAGGGCAAAGACATCGCGATCATGAAATCCATGGGCGCCACCTCCCGCAGCATCATGCGCATCTTCGTTTACGAGGGTCTGGTCATCGGCATCACCGGCACCGGGCTCGGTGTGCTGGGGGGATTGAGCCTCTGCGCCATTCTGGCCCGCTACCAGTTCATCAAGCTGCCGCCCGACGTCTATCCCATCTCCACCCTGCCGGTGAAGGTTCTGCCCCTGGACGTCGGCCTGGTGGCGGTGGCCGCGGTTGTGATCACCTTCCTGGCCACCCTCTATCCGTCCTGGCAGGCAGCGCGTCTGGATCCGGCGGTGGCCTTGCGCTATGAATGA